The Pantoea eucalypti sequence TCTGACTGGGATAAAAAGAATACTCGTACTTTCCATTCGTAAAGCGATATCCCCTGAAGTCGCAGACATCAGGGCAATTTGTATTGATGGTCTCGCCTTTAAGGACAATTGAAGAATTATCTTTTACTTTTCTGGACTTGAGCGAAACGTTATCACAGGTAAGATTACCTTCCTCACAACTATAGGTGATATCCGCCTTGAATATTTTTCCTTCAAAGTGTGAAACTGATTTTGCTAAAGACAATGAAGGCAAACCAATAAGCACCATGATAATAATATGGATTATTTTCTTTATCATATGTTGATTCCATTTACGAGTCACTATCATGCTGAGCTTCAGCTGTAATACGCGATTACATTTAACTAAAAACATCTTCTATGAAAATTCATTTATGATATTTAGCGTTACTGAACCCCTAGAGCTTTCCACAAAAAAGAAATTATTTTTTATATTTATTATAGAGAGATTCAGCATCCTGGCTTTGCGCAAGTAGCGTGCATTTCATCATATTGAAATTTCCTGAAACCGAGCCTGTAAGGTTCATCTTCAGATAGTCATTGATTAACTTATCGCCCTCGCTGAATGCTTCAACGGGAAGATGGCTTATCTCTAACCAGGCTGACGCGCTTTTAAAGGCATCATCAGTGAAAGCCTTGTCAGTGGTAGCTCTACCTGCGCAACGGTTGAGAAGCCAGTTGCTGAAAATCTGCGGTTGTTTAAACGAGTCAGGGGCAGGAGGCGTTATCGCCAGCGCCGCAGGAGATGACGTCAGAGCCAGTAAAATCAGTAACTTTTTCATTTCAGTATCCACAGGGAGGCAACATCAGGAACAAAACTACCATTTTCTGCACCACCCAGGAAGTGACAGGTATCAGAGCAGATATTGCCGTCAGAGTGTCACACGCCCTCGGGCATTGCTGCAGTCTTATCCCTAACCTCAGTTAAATACATAAACGAAAACTGCCATAAAAACAGCCCAGCCAACGGTCAGGAAAAATGTAAACTGGTAAAGGTGGAGCGTTTTTTCCATCCACACCATTTTCTCTCTGGGTTGTTGCTGCACAAATTCATAGGCCTGAATACTGACATTTTCAGACTTAGAAAAACGCATTTTCCGCCCCTTTCTGAGATTCATGAAAAATGCTACTTTCTGATAATTAGCATAGAATCCCAAATGGTTTGCAACTTTAGTGGTCAAGTCTAGTTGCAACCCTGTACTTTGATAAAGATTGATAAAATCCTGATAAGCTTTTTGATTAACTCTAAAGAACCACGCAGTATAAACATGCAGCGAAATAACTAAAACAGATAAAATTAAGCTGCCATACATAAAAAAATCATACCAAATCATAAAATCTTATCCATCAAAATACCCGCCCCTTTTTCACCCAGCTTAGCAGAGCCATAACCACCCACTGTGGAACCAACTATTCCACAAGCTAACGCACCAATGCCTCCGGTTGCAACACCCAGTGCCACACAGGCAGATGTTGCAAGTGTTGCAGACGCCGCACCACCTAAGATAGCTGCAGTCGTGCTTGCTGCAAACTTAGAATACTCTTTCACCGCCACTTTAGAGCATTCATTTTCTCTTTCTTTGGTACAACTGTGATAAACCTCATTAGTCGTATTTACAGCACTAAATCCTATCGAAACCCACCCACCCATTTTCATGAATTTTGCTGCTTTGGCTGCACTATCTACATAGGTCGAATAACCACGTATTGCTGTTGTGCCTGCCGTTTGCCAATCATGGATGATAGAGGAACTGGAAAGGTTTAATGCATGTTTTATCTTCTCGTAGGGGCGCAAATTCAGCACAAATCGGGATAAACGATTCAGTAACACTTCAAGCTCACCAAACAACCGCTTCCGCTCAACAAAAAACTGCTGACCGAACAATGTTCCAGATGTCAGATATTGATTACGATAGGCATTTTCAATGGCGGTAAGTTTATTGCCAATTTCATTAAAATACTTCTCGCCTGCGTCACCTATGATACCTGAGGCTTTATCCATAAAGTTGGTAATTGCAGCAATAGAGGCATAATGGCGGTTAAAGAAATCAGCCTCATCAACCGTCAGATGAGTGACACTATTATTGGTTCTGGATTTAGCCTCTTCCAGAGTGCGCATGGCTGCAGGATGATTGTTACCGTCAGGGTCAGCAACGATTAAAATCTGGCCTGGTTTAGCCCATGCAACATCAGCATTTAATTGCAAAAAATAGTTCGCGGCAGACATATTGCGCGTGCCATAAAGCCACATTGCCTGCTCAGTCAGTCTTCCCGGACGCTGAACAACACAAAATCCCGGCTCAATTGAATTTTTTTCAGCCATAAACAACCTCCTTTTGCAATTAAATGAGCAAAACGTATAACCACTGCATTAATTCATTAATTTTAATGAAGATACGCCCCCTTTTCGGAGGCGTCGTTTATTACGCTTCTTTGTTGCCTTTGATGTCCCAGCCTGCGCTGCTCTCTGCGCCTTTGCCGCCGGAAGCGCTCTGCTCCCAGTACTGCTGCTTCACTTTGGATGCCTGGAAGGAGTAAGTCATTCCGAGGGTATCGCCGTTGTCGGAGCCATTGTAATTCACAGCGGTCACCAGAACGTCTTCCAGGGTGATGCGTGCATACTCAACCTGAGAGCCGCCCGCTTTACAGATAGAGAGTTCAACTTTAGCGAGATGCTTACCGCTTGCGCAGTTCTTCAGCAGCGCCGTAGTTGACTTATCGATTAATGCATTCACGTGCAGGTCGTTAAAGTTAACCTTACCGGCACCGCCGCCGCCGCCAACAGACATGTTGCCTGGCTGAGAGGCACCCCATGAGAAAGAGGTAATATCGGTCCAGCCAGTGTGGTTTGAGTCTTTCGACTCGCCAGTAACACCGTCAACCTTCATAAACATATCAATAGCCATTATCTTTCACTCTTTATTGGTTGAGATTATTGCTTTCAAAAAAGCAAGGATATGGCAAAAAGAAAAGCATGGGGCTGAATAAAACAGTCCATATTTTACCTTTGCCTTGCTTCTGAAATATCGTCATAAACGATATTTCAGATACCGAATTACCAGACATTAAGCCGGGCAATATATATTCATCTTTTCATAATGCGGAATCGAGGTTTTCACCTTGTATTCAGAAAGCAGAGAAGCACTTAATAAATTCTTCTTAGCTTATCTCCTGCCCAGTAAAAACCTAACGAAACAGTGACTGAAAGAGTAATCAGAATACCGTTAATTATTTTCATCATTATCGTGACATTCCAGTCACAGAAGAAAATGAAATAACCTGTACAGCTGAATAAAATCAGGCCAGAAATAAATTTCAGCAGGAGATGTAATAAATACAGGACTAGCTTTTTAACCATGCTGTCATCCTCCCTGACACTCATTTCAGCAAACTTTCTGTCAGGCATCAGGCGCAAACCCCTTTCGCGCCTGAAAACCTTGCGACTCAACGTTTAAGCATTGTCATTCTTCAGTGACGGCAGCTTAGAAACCAGACGCAGCGAAACGGTCAGGCCTTCCAGCTGATAGTGCGGACGCAGGAAGAACTTCGCAGCGTAATAGCCTGGGTTATCTTCCTGCTCTTCCACATTCACCTCGGCAGCGGCCAGCGGCTTGCGGGACTTGGTCTCCTGCGAGGAGTTAGCCGGATCGCCATCGACGTAGTTCATCACCCAGTCGTTCAGCCAGCGTTCCATCTCGTCGCGCTCGCGGAAAGAGCCGATCTTGTCACGCACAATGCACTTCAGGTAATGCGCGAAGC is a genomic window containing:
- a CDS encoding T6SS amidase immunity protein Tai4 family protein, which produces MKKLLILLALTSSPAALAITPPAPDSFKQPQIFSNWLLNRCAGRATTDKAFTDDAFKSASAWLEISHLPVEAFSEGDKLINDYLKMNLTGSVSGNFNMMKCTLLAQSQDAESLYNKYKK
- a CDS encoding Hcp family type VI secretion system effector, which translates into the protein MAIDMFMKVDGVTGESKDSNHTGWTDITSFSWGASQPGNMSVGGGGGAGKVNFNDLHVNALIDKSTTALLKNCASGKHLAKVELSICKAGGSQVEYARITLEDVLVTAVNYNGSDNGDTLGMTYSFQASKVKQQYWEQSASGGKGAESSAGWDIKGNKEA